GTACATCGTGGAGAACGGGTTGCCGACGGACAACGGCCACCGCGGTGACGCCATCGACCGCGGTGACTACCTCCGCGACACCGTCTTCTGGATCCAGCGCGCGGTCGCAGACGGATACCCGGTGATCGGGTACAACCACTGGTCTCTGGTCGACAACTACGAGTGGGGTAGCTACGACTCCCGGTTCGGCCTCTACCAGGTCGACGTGCTCACCGATCCGGCGCTCGAGCGTCGGCCTACCTCCGGGGTCGACGCGTACCGGGACGTGATCACGCGCGGTGGTGTCCCGGAGGGCTACCGCCCGGTCCTGCCGGTGGGGATGTGCTCGCTGGGCACGATCCCCGACACGTGCCTGAATCCCGTCGACGTCCACGGACCGCTCGCGACGTTGGCGGGTTGACGGCCCGGACCTTCTCCGGCTGGCTCTTCTCCACCCGGCCCCCCGGACGTAGGGTCACCCCATGGAACGGTTCGCCTCCGTCACCGAGGGGCTCGACGCCCTCGTCGACGCCGGACGACTCACCGGGTACGTCTGCGGGGTCCGGCAGGACGGCAGGTCTCGGATCGTCGCCGGCGGGACACGGTCACTCGGCGGCCCCGCACTCGACCCGGACGCGGTGTTCCCGCTGTCGTCCAACACCAAGCCGGTGGGTGGTGTGCTCGCGCTCACGCTGGTCGAGCTCGGCGTCCTCGCGCTCGACGACCCGGTCGCCACGCATCTGCCGGAGCTGTCCGCCCCGAGGGTCCTGGCCCGGCCGGGCGGGCCGCTCGACCAGACCGTGCCGGCCGGGCGACCGATCACCTTGAGGCACCTCCTCACCATGACCGCCGGTGTCGGCTGGGTGGGGGAGGGCAGCGCCCTGGCAGACGCCATGAGCGAGAGACAGATCGCCCCGGGTCCCTACGCCCCTCCGATGGCGCCGGACGAGTACCTCCGGCTGCTGGGTGCGCTGCCTCTGGCGGACCAGCCGGGTCAGGGGTGGAACTACCACACGGGGAGCGACGTCCTGGGTGTGCTCCTGGCGCGGGCCGCGGGCGCCACCGTGTCCGAGCTGCTGGCCGAGCACGTCACCGGTCCCCTCGGACTGGCGGACTGCGGGTTCACCGCCGACCCGGACCGGCTCCCCACCAGCTACGGGGTCGGACCGGACGGGGATCTCCGGGCGCTGGACACCCGGATCAGGTTCGATCACCCACCGCGGTTCGAGTCGCTGGCGTGCGGGCTGGCCTCGACCGTCGCCGACTACCTGACGATCCTCGACGTCCTGGTAGACGGGGGGACGGTGCTCGGCGCGCGGTACGTGGAGGAGATGGCGACCGACCACCTGACCCCACGGCAGCGCGCGGCTGCCGAGGGGTTCGTCGCTCCCGGCTGCGGGTACGGGTTCCAGGTGGAGATCCGCCCGGACGGGGTCGTCGGCTGGGCCGGGGGACTGGGGACGATCGGCTACGTCGACCGGCGCACGGGCCGCTGCGCGGCGGTGTTCACCACGCAGTCCTACGACGTACCCGGAACGGCGGACGCGCTCGACTCGGTGTGGGAACTGTTGCGGTGACCGGCCGGCCGGACATCACGCCTGCCGTCCCTATGCCTGGCGCCACCACGTGTCCAGGGGGGTGGCCGGGACCGACCGCTTGTGACGTGTGGCCAGGAACAGCTGCTCTATCCGGGTCACTGCCTCGGGTGACACGCCGTCGCGACCCTCCAGATAGTCGTCGATCTGCTCGTACGTGACGCCCAGCGCCACCTCGTCGGGCAGGCCCGGGCGGTCATCCTCCAGATCGGCCGTGGGGACCTTGCGCCAGGTCGACTCCGGTGCGCCGAGCTGCCGCAGCAGTGCAGCGCCCTGTCGCTTGGTGAGGCCGGTGAGGGGGGTCAGGTCGACCCCGCCGTCGCCGTACTTGGTGAAGAAGCCGGTGACCGCCTCGGCGGCGTGATCGGTGCCGACGACGAGGTGGCCCAGTTGCCCGGCCACCGCGTACTGCGCGATCATCCGCTGGCGCGCCTTGACGTTGCCGCGGACGAAGTCCCGGAGCGGGCCCCCGTGATCGGGCAGTTCCTCCAGCGCCTCGGCAGCGGCCGCCGAGGCGGCGTCCGATGCCGGCCGGACGTCGACGGTGACGCTGGCGTCGGGCCGGATGAAGTCCAGGGCCGTGACGGCGTCGGCCTCGTCCGCCTGAGTGCCGTACGGCAGGCGCATGGCGACGAAGCGGGCCTCGGCCAGGCCTTCGGCGCGGAGCTTCTCGGCGGCGAGTTGGCAGAGCCGGCCCGTGAGGGCGGAGTCCTGCCCGCCGCTGATCCCCAGAACGAAACCCGTGGCCGGCGTGGAGCGGAGGTAGTCGGCGAGGAACGCCACGCGACGCTCCACCTCCTGCTCCGGATCGATGTCGGGGCGAACACCGAGTTCGGCGATGATGGACGCGCGGAGCGCACCGGAATCGAGGGAGTGTCCGGTGTCGGGAGAGTTCTGGTTCATGGCGTCAGCATAGGAAGCCCGTGTGACTTCTGCGTGACATGCGGGCGGGGGACGCGAGGTGTCCGGTTCCGCCGGTTGGAGTTCTGACGGGGGCGTCCGTTACGATGGACCAGTTGTGTGTCGTGCATCCGACCTCCGGGTCGGACGTGTCGCGCAGTCATCCCAGTCGTGTCGGCGGCCATTGCGGCCGCCCCGAGAGCCTAAGGAGCGCCAGATGAAGGTCCGCAAGTCCCTTCGGTCGCTGAAGAACAAGCCGGGCGCCCAGGTTGTCCGTCGTCGCGGCAAGGTCTACGTGATCAACAAGAAGGACCCCCGTTTCAAGGCCCGCCAGGGCTGAGTCCGTCCGCGTGGGAACCCACGCACCCTCGAGGGCCCGTCTCCGGTTCGCCGGCGGCGGGCCCTCGTCGTCGTTCCCGGGGTCGGTTCGACCCGGACCAGTCGACCTGGGCCCGGTTCGACCCGGACCTGTCGACCCGGACCAACGGTGTCCGGCCCGACGCGCCGGGGCGGTCTCGGCGCCGTCGCGGAACTCCCGGCGCCCCCACGGAACCCGCCCGCACCGGCCGGCCGGATTCCTCGCCTGTGGAGGGCGTGGGGACAACCTGTGGGGTCGTTGGGGACGGCCTGTGGAGCGCCGGAAGGTGTGCGCCGGGAGCCTCCCGGGTACGGCACAGTGGTGGGGGACGGCCCCGCGCTTCTATCCGCGCGGTGCGTCGGCGGAACGGTGGGAGGGTGTCCACAAGGCGGGATCGCGACCTGGGAATACCAACGATGTAAGACCAAAATGTTGTGGTCGATTGACTCGTCGGACACTAGGGGTAGTGTCTAGAGCGTTGCGGCCACCGATTAATTCCACTCGTGGCATTCGGGTCGCGAACGCTGACAGACACCACGGTTGTCCACAGGCCGGGCGGAAGCGCCGGAACCGATGACCGTCCGAGAAGATCCCCTCCGCGCCTCCCCGGCGCCCGTGCCGAAAGAGGTCCACGACTGATGGTCACCGTCTACACCAAGCCCGCCTGCGTCCAGTGCAACGCCACCTACAAGGCGCTCGACAAGCAGGGCGTCGAGTACCAGGTCGTGGACATCTCGGTGGACGACGAGGCGCGCGAGTACGTGATGGCCCTCGGGTACCTCCAGGCTCCCGTCGTGGTGGCCGGTTCCGATCACTGGTCCGGTTTCCGTCCGGACCGGATCAAGGCTCTCGTCACGGTCGCGGCCTGACCCGGGGCCGGTCGGAGTCACAGTTCCCAGGGAACCGGGGTCTAGCACGAGGAGGCAGTCATGGCGGTGTCGGTGCCGGCCACTGAGCCGGTCAGGATCGTCTACTTCTCCAATTTCTCCGAGAACACCAAACGCTTCATCGACCGACTGGGCCTCCCGGCGCTCCGGATCCCCGTGCGGAAGTCCGGGACCGAACTGATCGTGTCGGACCCGTATGTTCTGATCGTCCCGACGTACGGGGGGAGCCTCGAGGTCACAGGGAAGAGCGGGGCCGCGGTCCCTCGACAGGTGGTCGCGTTCCTCAACAACGCGCACAACAGAAGCCTCTGCCGGGGCGTCATCGCCGCCGGCAACACCAACTTCGGATCGGATTTCGGCCGCTCCGGCGACGTGATCGCAGGAAAACTGGGGGTCCCGTACCTCTACCGGTTCGAGTTGATGGGCACTCACGAGGACGTCACATGCGTCCGCGAAGGATTGGAAGAGTTCTGGCATGGCAGCACCAACCGTGACCCCCGAAGGCACGACAGCGGGAGAGGCGGGCGAGGGGCAGCGCCTGGATTACCACGCGCTCAACGCCATGCTCAACCTCTACGACGCGGACGGGAAGATCCAGTTCGACAAGGACCGTGAGGCGGCGAGGGAGTACTTCCTCCAGCACGTCAACCAGAACACGGTCTTCTTCCACAACCTGGACGAGAAGCTGGACTACCTGGTCGACAAGAACTACTACGAGCGCGAGGTGCTCGACCGGTACACGCGCAACTATGTGCGCGAACTGTTCGACCACGCCTATGCCAAGAAGTTCCGCTTCCCCACGTTCCTCGGTGCCTTCAAGTACTACACCTCGTACACGCTCAAGACGTTCGACGGGAAGCGGTACCTCGAGCGCTACGAGGACCGCGTCTGCATGGTCGCCCTCACGCTCGCGGACGGCGACGAGAACCTGGCCCGCCGCCTGGTCGACGAGATCATCGACGGTCGTTTCCAGCCGGCCACGCCCACGTTCCTCAACTCGGGAAAGAAGCAGCGCGGCGAGCCCGTCTCCTGTTTCCTGCTGCGTATCGAGGACAACATGGAGTCCATCGGCCGCAACATCAACTCCGCGTTGCAGCTGTCCAAGCGCGGTGGCGGGGTGGCCCTGCTGCTGTCGAACCTCCGCGAGCACGGCGCGCCGATCAAGCACATCGAGAACCAGTCCTCCGGCGTCATCCCCGTGATGAAGCTGCTGGAGGACTCCTTCTCCTACGCCAACCAGCTCGGTGCCCGCCAGGGTGCCGGTGCGGTGTACCTGCACGCCCACCACCCGGACATCTTCAAGTTCCTCGACACCAAGCGGGAGAACGCGGACGAGAAGATCCGCATCAAGACCCTGTCGCTGGGTGTCGTGATCCCGGACATCACATTCGAGCTGGCCAAGCGCAACGACGACATGTACCTGTTCTCGCCGTACGACGTCGAGCGGATCTACGGCAGGCCCTTCGCGGACGTCAACATCTCGGAGCACTACACCGAGATGGTCGAGGACAGCCGGATCAAGAAGACCAAGATCAACGCCCGGCACTTCTTCCAGACCCTCGCGGAGCTGCAGTTCGAGTCCGGCTACCCGTACATCATGTACGAGGACACGGTGAACCGGGCCAACCCGATCGCCGGCAAGATCACGCACTCCAACCTGTGCTCGGAGATCCTCCAGGTCTCCACGCCGTCGACGTACAACGAGGACCTCACCTACTCCCACGTGGGCAAGGACATCTCCTGCAACCTCGGTTCACTCAACATCGCCAAGGCCATGGACTCGCCGGACTTCGGACAGACCATCGAGACGGCCATCAGAGGCCTGACCGCGGTGTCGGACCAGACCCACATCGACTCGGTCCCATCGATCGAGCGGGGCAACGCCGAGTCGCACGCGATCGGCCTCGGGCAGATGAACCTCCACGGCTACCTCGCCCGTGAGCGGATCCACTACGGGTCCGAGGAGGGTGTCGACTTCACGAACATCTACTTCTACACGGTGCTCTACCACGCGGTCCGGTCCTCGAACCTCCTCGCGCGGGAGCGCGGGACGTGGTTCGCCGGGTTCCCGGAGTCCACGTACGCGTCCGGCGAGTTCTTCGACAAGTACACCGACCAGGCGTGGGAGCCGGCCACCGAGAAGGTGCGCCAGCTGTTCGCCGAGGCGGACGTCACGGTGCCCACCCAGGACGACTGGCGTGCGCTCAAGGTCGATGTGCAGCAGTACGGCATCTACAACCAGAATCTCCAGGCCGTGCCGCCCACGGGATCGATCAGCTACATCAACAACTCGACCTCGTCGATCCACCCCGTCGCCTCGCGGATCGAGATCCGCAAGGAGGGCAAGATCGGGCGCGTCTACTACCCGGCTCCCTACCTGACCAACGACAACCTGGACTACTACCAGGACGCGTACGAGATCGGTTACGAGAAGATCATCGACACCTACGCGGCGGCCACCCAGCACGTGGACCAGGGCCTCTCGTTGACCCTGTTCTTCAAGGACACGGCCAGCACCCGCGACGTCAACCGCGCCCAGATCTACGCGTGGCGCAAGGGGATCAAGACCTTGTACTACATCCGCGTGCGCCAGCTCGCGCTCGAGGGGACCGAGGTAGAGGGTTGCGTCTCGTGCATGCTCTGACCCCCCGGCCGCAGGTCTGCGCCCCGAACCGCCCCCGCCACCACCAGGAGATCCGATGACCATCGAACAGCACGCCCCCGGATCCCACAGCCCCGCCGCCGGGGTCGCCCCCCGGCTCGTCGACCGGGTGTCGGCGATCAACTGGAACCGCGTCACCGACGACGTCGACGATCAGGTCTGGGGGCGGCTCACCAGCAACTTCTGGCTGCCGGAGAAGGTCCCGGTGTCCAACGACATCCCGTCGTGGCAGACCCTGACGGACTCGGAGCAGCAGCTCACCACGCGGGTCTTCACCGGCCTCACCCTGCTGGACACCCTCCAGGGGACCGTCGGCGCCGTGAGCATGATCCCCGACGCGGCGACCCCGCACGAGGAGGCAGTGCTCACCAACATCGCCTTCATGGAGTCGGTCCACGCCAAGAGCTACTCCACGATCTTCTCGACCCTCTGCTCCACGCCGCAGGTCGACGACGCCTTCCGCTGGGCGGAGGAGAACACCTTCCTGCAGCGCAAGGCTCACATCATCCTCGGGTACTACTCCGGGAAGGACCCCCTCAAGCGCAAGATCGCCTCGACCCTCCTCGAGTCGTTCCTCTTCTACTCGGGCTTCTACCTGCCCATGCGCTGGTCCTCGCGAGCCAAGCTCACCAACACGGCCGACATCATCCGGCTCATCATCCGGGACGAGGCGGTGCACGGCTACTACATCGGCTACAAGTACCAGCGTGCCCTCGAGCAGATCGGTCAGGCCGAGCGCGACGAGCTGAAGGACTACACCTTCGAGTTGCTCTTCGAGTTGTACGACAACGAGGCGGACTACACCGAGGACCTCTACGACACCGTGGGGTGGACCGAGGACGTCAAGAAGTTCCTGCGCTACAACGCCAACAAGGCGCTCATGAACCTCGGCTACGAGGGGATGTTCCCCAAGGACGAGACCAACGTCGACCCCGCGATCCTCTCGGCGCTCAGCCCGAACGCGGACGAGAACCACGACTTCTTCTCGGGTTCCGGTAGCTCCTACGTCATGGGTAAGGCAGTGGCCACGGAGGACGAGGACTGGGACTTCTGACGCTCCTCCCGTCAACGCATCACCCCGGCACCTGATCAGGTGCCGGGGTGATGTCGTCCGGTTGAGGTCACCGGTCGGCCGGAACGTCCGGTTCCTCGTCTAGCCGTCCGGGGCGATCCCGTTGATGGAGCCCCGGATGTCGTCGAGGACCGCGCGTGCGGCCACGGGACCGGCCCCCTCCCACACGGCCCGGTCCACCACGAACATGCGGCGTGCGCCCACCGCGTCGAGCTCCGTCCACCGGTCGGTGGCAAAGGCCTCGCGCGCGGACTGTTCCGAGCCGTCATCGCCACCCACCACGGCGAAGATCACGTCACCGTCGAGTTCGTCGCCCACGGGAGGGGACTGAGGGGCGGGCTCGATCCGCTGACCGTCCCTGGTGCGCTGGGCCGGGGGGCGGCCGGCGCCAACCGCCTCGAGCATGAGGCTCCCGAGAGTGTCCGGCTGCTGGACCACGATCCCGTCGGCGTCCGTGACGGAGACGAGTGAGACCCAGGTGTCGCTGGGGGTGGTGGCGTCGGCGGTGGACCGCGCCCGGTCGATCACGTCCAGCAGGAGATCGCCGCCCGCGCTGGGCCGGCCGTAGGCGTCGGCGATCGCCTCGGTGGCGTCGGTCCAGCGCAGGGGGTCCGGGTCGTAGACAACGGTCGGGGCGATCTCCGACAGGGCCCGTGCGACGGCCGGGTCCGGATCGACGACGTCGGCCACCACGATGAGGTCGGGCCGGAGCTCACGGGCCGCTGTCGCGGCGTCGTCCACGCCGGAGTCACCGGTGATCGCCAGGTCGGGCAGTCCCACCAGGGGAGCGGGGAGGAAGACGTCGGCGTCACGGGGCAGGCCGGAGGTCCCGACGACGAGGTCCTGCAGCCCCAGGGCGCACGCGACGTCCACGGCCCCGGCCCCGAGCGCCAGGATCCGCTCCGGTGACCGCGGGACCTCCACCCTCTCTTCGGCGGGATCCACGGATGCAACCTCCCGAACGCCGTTCCCGGGGAACTCGGCCGGCGCCGGTGCGGGCGCACACGACTCCTCCGGTTCGGCGGAGCGCTGGAGCTCCTCGCCGGCCATCCGTGTAGGGGTCGTGGTGACGGGGTGCTCGACCATGTCGACGGGGGAGGGTCCGCAACCCGCGAGCACGAGTCCGACGACGAGCGGGCCCGCGACGCCCACCGTGACCCGCACGGGGGTGGAAGGGTACCCCCGCCCGCGAGGGCGGTGTCGGCTCGGCGCGAGATCGGTCATGGGGGAGAGCCTAGGAGATGGGTCGTCCGGGCAGTCGAAGTGGAGGTCGGCGCGGGTCCGGGCGTCATCTCGGGCGTGTCGTCGCGACGCCGGATTCCCGCAGATGATCCACCCCGGCGAGTTCGGCGGGGTGAGTGGTGGACCCTCTCAGCGGAGGGTTAGGATTGCGCTCACGCACTATTCCTTTGCGTTCGACGTGGGGTCGGTGGTTCGACCCACGGCGTCGGGTGAGGCGTTCAGGAGGACCCTTAATGACCGCAGTGGCCCCCAAGCCGGTCGACGACCTCGACCATCCACCGGGCGTACCCACGGGCACCGCCCGGCCGGGATCGTTCGTGTGGAAGATGATGACGACGACCGATCACAAGCTGCTCGGCCTGATGTACATCGTCACCTGTTTCGTCTTCTTCTTCATCGGCGGGCTCATGGCCCTGCTCATCCGGGCGGAGCTCTTCGTCCCGGGCATGCAGTTCCTGTCCAACGAGCAGTTCAACCAGCTGTTCACGATGCACGGCACGGTCATGCTGCTGCTGTACGGAACGCCGATCGTGATCGGCTTCGCGAACTACATCATGCCGCTGCAGATCGGTGCCCCCGACGTCGCCTTCCCGCGGTTGAACGCCCTGGGCTACTGGCTGTTCACGGCGGGCGGCATCATCATGCTGTCCGGCTTCATCACCCCCGGTGGTGCAGCGGCGTTCGGCTGGACGATGTACATGCCGTTGGCCGACAAGATCCACTCGCCGGCCGTCGGCGCGGACCTGTGGATCCTCGGCGTCGGCATCGGCGGTATCGGTTCCATTCTCGGCGCCGTCAACTTCGTCACCACGATCATCTGCCTGCGCGCGCCGGGCATGACCATGTTCCGGATGCCGATCTTCACGTGGAACATCCTGGTGGCCTCGGTCCTGATCCTGCTGATCTTCCCGCTGCTCACCGCCGCGGCCCTCGGCGTCTTCTACGACCGTCAGTTCGGTGGCCGCATCTACGACCCGGGCAACGGTGGCGCCATCCTGTGGCAGCACCTGTTCTGGTTCTTCGGTCACCCCGAGGTGTACGTCCTCGCGCTGC
This Dietzia psychralcaliphila DNA region includes the following protein-coding sequences:
- a CDS encoding serine hydrolase domain-containing protein, producing MERFASVTEGLDALVDAGRLTGYVCGVRQDGRSRIVAGGTRSLGGPALDPDAVFPLSSNTKPVGGVLALTLVELGVLALDDPVATHLPELSAPRVLARPGGPLDQTVPAGRPITLRHLLTMTAGVGWVGEGSALADAMSERQIAPGPYAPPMAPDEYLRLLGALPLADQPGQGWNYHTGSDVLGVLLARAAGATVSELLAEHVTGPLGLADCGFTADPDRLPTSYGVGPDGDLRALDTRIRFDHPPRFESLACGLASTVADYLTILDVLVDGGTVLGARYVEEMATDHLTPRQRAAAEGFVAPGCGYGFQVEIRPDGVVGWAGGLGTIGYVDRRTGRCAAVFTTQSYDVPGTADALDSVWELLR
- the nadE gene encoding ammonia-dependent NAD(+) synthetase, producing MNQNSPDTGHSLDSGALRASIIAELGVRPDIDPEQEVERRVAFLADYLRSTPATGFVLGISGGQDSALTGRLCQLAAEKLRAEGLAEARFVAMRLPYGTQADEADAVTALDFIRPDASVTVDVRPASDAASAAAAEALEELPDHGGPLRDFVRGNVKARQRMIAQYAVAGQLGHLVVGTDHAAEAVTGFFTKYGDGGVDLTPLTGLTKRQGAALLRQLGAPESTWRKVPTADLEDDRPGLPDEVALGVTYEQIDDYLEGRDGVSPEAVTRIEQLFLATRHKRSVPATPLDTWWRQA
- the ykgO gene encoding type B 50S ribosomal protein L36 — its product is MKVRKSLRSLKNKPGAQVVRRRGKVYVINKKDPRFKARQG
- the nrdH gene encoding glutaredoxin-like protein NrdH; amino-acid sequence: MVTVYTKPACVQCNATYKALDKQGVEYQVVDISVDDEAREYVMALGYLQAPVVVAGSDHWSGFRPDRIKALVTVAA
- the nrdI gene encoding class Ib ribonucleoside-diphosphate reductase assembly flavoprotein NrdI, translated to MAVSVPATEPVRIVYFSNFSENTKRFIDRLGLPALRIPVRKSGTELIVSDPYVLIVPTYGGSLEVTGKSGAAVPRQVVAFLNNAHNRSLCRGVIAAGNTNFGSDFGRSGDVIAGKLGVPYLYRFELMGTHEDVTCVREGLEEFWHGSTNRDPRRHDSGRGGRGAAPGLPRAQRHAQPLRRGREDPVRQGP
- the nrdE gene encoding class 1b ribonucleoside-diphosphate reductase subunit alpha, which codes for MLNLYDADGKIQFDKDREAAREYFLQHVNQNTVFFHNLDEKLDYLVDKNYYEREVLDRYTRNYVRELFDHAYAKKFRFPTFLGAFKYYTSYTLKTFDGKRYLERYEDRVCMVALTLADGDENLARRLVDEIIDGRFQPATPTFLNSGKKQRGEPVSCFLLRIEDNMESIGRNINSALQLSKRGGGVALLLSNLREHGAPIKHIENQSSGVIPVMKLLEDSFSYANQLGARQGAGAVYLHAHHPDIFKFLDTKRENADEKIRIKTLSLGVVIPDITFELAKRNDDMYLFSPYDVERIYGRPFADVNISEHYTEMVEDSRIKKTKINARHFFQTLAELQFESGYPYIMYEDTVNRANPIAGKITHSNLCSEILQVSTPSTYNEDLTYSHVGKDISCNLGSLNIAKAMDSPDFGQTIETAIRGLTAVSDQTHIDSVPSIERGNAESHAIGLGQMNLHGYLARERIHYGSEEGVDFTNIYFYTVLYHAVRSSNLLARERGTWFAGFPESTYASGEFFDKYTDQAWEPATEKVRQLFAEADVTVPTQDDWRALKVDVQQYGIYNQNLQAVPPTGSISYINNSTSSIHPVASRIEIRKEGKIGRVYYPAPYLTNDNLDYYQDAYEIGYEKIIDTYAAATQHVDQGLSLTLFFKDTASTRDVNRAQIYAWRKGIKTLYYIRVRQLALEGTEVEGCVSCML
- the nrdF gene encoding class 1b ribonucleoside-diphosphate reductase subunit beta; translation: MTIEQHAPGSHSPAAGVAPRLVDRVSAINWNRVTDDVDDQVWGRLTSNFWLPEKVPVSNDIPSWQTLTDSEQQLTTRVFTGLTLLDTLQGTVGAVSMIPDAATPHEEAVLTNIAFMESVHAKSYSTIFSTLCSTPQVDDAFRWAEENTFLQRKAHIILGYYSGKDPLKRKIASTLLESFLFYSGFYLPMRWSSRAKLTNTADIIRLIIRDEAVHGYYIGYKYQRALEQIGQAERDELKDYTFELLFELYDNEADYTEDLYDTVGWTEDVKKFLRYNANKALMNLGYEGMFPKDETNVDPAILSALSPNADENHDFFSGSGSSYVMGKAVATEDEDWDF
- a CDS encoding ABC transporter substrate-binding protein yields the protein MTDLAPSRHRPRGRGYPSTPVRVTVGVAGPLVVGLVLAGCGPSPVDMVEHPVTTTPTRMAGEELQRSAEPEESCAPAPAPAEFPGNGVREVASVDPAEERVEVPRSPERILALGAGAVDVACALGLQDLVVGTSGLPRDADVFLPAPLVGLPDLAITGDSGVDDAATAARELRPDLIVVADVVDPDPAVARALSEIAPTVVYDPDPLRWTDATEAIADAYGRPSAGGDLLLDVIDRARSTADATTPSDTWVSLVSVTDADGIVVQQPDTLGSLMLEAVGAGRPPAQRTRDGQRIEPAPQSPPVGDELDGDVIFAVVGGDDGSEQSAREAFATDRWTELDAVGARRMFVVDRAVWEGAGPVAARAVLDDIRGSINGIAPDG